In Scophthalmus maximus strain ysfricsl-2021 chromosome 5, ASM2237912v1, whole genome shotgun sequence, the sequence TTTCTTGTCACTACATACATACATCTATATGAATGTGATTGAGTCTGATTAAATCAGATTTAGGCCATAGTACTTTCATGTGCACACAGTTGTCTGATGTTGatttctccccttcctcttgTCTCCCAGGACCGGGTCTATGTTCAACAAAACAACGTGGAGAATGTGTACAACCTGGGCCTCATCATATTCAGGGACCAGGTGGTTCGCTACGGCTGCATCCGAGACCACCTGCGACAGACGTTGCTGGACATGATCGCAcgtgagaggaagggagaggttGTCGATAGGTATGCAGAAATGTGACTTCAGTGCTCTATTtttaagattaaataaatatttagttGTCTCCTTAATACTTGCTAACATGGAGGCCGTACATTAATGCATTACAGGGGTGCCATCAGAAACGCCTGCCAGATGCTCATGATTCTCGGCTTGGACGGCAGGTCTGTATATGAGGAGGACTTTGAGGGCCCCTTCTTAGATATGTCAGCTGAATTCTTCCAGGTGAGTGTGGTATAGATTCTCATGGAGCCTCTGTGTTTTGTGACTGCTTAAAGTATTTATAGTTAAAAACAATGCCCAATATTTGCTTTTTCAGATGGAGAGCCAAAAGTTCCTTGCTGAAAACAGTGCCAGTGTCTACATTAAGAAGGTAGAGGCCAGAATCAATGAAGAAATCGAGCGAGTCATGCACTGCCTGGACAAAACTACAGAGGAGCCCATAGTCAAGGTGGTGGAGCGGGAGCTCATTTCGAAACACATGAAGACGATTGTGGAGATGGAGAACTCTGGCCTCGTCCATATGCTGAAAAATGGCAAGACAGAAGGTAAACgcgttgtgttttgttctgcttacaAGTCTgatttggaaacaaaaacaagcaggtGCACCAAGGAATTTATCGTCGTCTGTTAACCGTTGCCCTGCATTTTTGTTTCTCCTTACTTTTTTCCCACCACATCCCTTCTCAGACCTGGCGTGCATGTACAAGTTGTTCAGTCGTGTTCCAAATGGCCTGAAAACGATGTGCGAGTGTATGAGCTCTTACTTGAGGGAGCAAGGCAAAGCTCTGGTGtcagaagaaggagagggcaaGAACCCTGTTGACTACATCCAGGTTTGTATTTTTAGCAGTGAGCCCAAAAGAAGTATTCTTTTGTTGAATGATTTAGTTTATGTCAGCTCTTTGGTTTTGCCTCCTCAACAGGGCCTGCTAGACCTGAAGACACGATTCGACCGTTTCCTCCTCGAGTCCTTCAACAATGACAGACTCTTCAAACAAACCATAGCTGGTGActttgaatatttcctcaacCTCAATTCCCGCTCTCCAGAGTATCTATCACTCTTCATCGATGACAAGCTCAAGAAAGGAGTCAAAGGGGTATGAGAATTTTCTTTCATCCTGCATAGAAAAAATatctattcttttctttttgacatgaATTTGTTTTACATGTCTTGAGTATTGCTTCAcgttttctccctttttccccaTTTGACCAGTTGACCGAACAGGAGGTGGAGTCGATCCTGGACAAGGCCATGGTGTTGTTCAGATTCATGCAGGAGAAAGATGTGTTTGAAAGGTACTACAAGCAGCATCTGGGCCGCAGGCTGCTCAGTAACAAGAGCGTCTCCGACGACTCTGAGAAGAACATGATCTCTAAGCTCAAGGTAAACGGAGGAGGAGCTTTTGGATGCACTGTATATGCACATCCCTGGTACTGTTCCTCATTATATTACCCTGTATATATCGCCGTCAGCATTTTCAGCTcattgctctctgtctctcttgcaGACAGAATGTGGCTGTCAGTTCACCTCAAAACTGGAAGGGATGTTCAGAGACATGACCATCTCAAACACCACCATGGATGAGTTCAGGCAACACATACAAACCACGTCGGTAAGGCAATCAGACAGTCAGTtttctaaacaaaaacaacacatgattAACAGATTTATGTTGTGCAATTCATCATTGATATGTTTATGGAGAAGGATTTGAAACTGGTTTAGTCTTAAGTCATTAGTATAGATTGATACAGAAAATAAACCATAGTTGTATGGTTTGTAACTTCTACTCGTCTCTTTCAGGCGTCTCTAAGTGGCGTGGACCTCGTAGTTAAAGTCCTTACTACTGGCTACTGGCCCACACAGTCTGCAACCCCCAAATGCACCATCCCGCCTGCTCCCAGACACGCCTT encodes:
- the LOC118310596 gene encoding cullin-3 isoform X1; amino-acid sequence: MSNLKGGTKKDTKMRIRAFPMTMDEKYVNNIWDLLKNAIQEIQRKNNSGLSFEELYRNAYTMVLHKHGEKLYTGLREVVTEHLINKVREDVLNSLNNNFLQTLNQAWNDHQTAMVMIRDILMYMDRVYVQQNNVENVYNLGLIIFRDQVVRYGCIRDHLRQTLLDMIARERKGEVVDRGAIRNACQMLMILGLDGRSVYEEDFEGPFLDMSAEFFQMESQKFLAENSASVYIKKVEARINEEIERVMHCLDKTTEEPIVKVVERELISKHMKTIVEMENSGLVHMLKNGKTEDLACMYKLFSRVPNGLKTMCECMSSYLREQGKALVSEEGEGKNPVDYIQGLLDLKTRFDRFLLESFNNDRLFKQTIAGDFEYFLNLNSRSPEYLSLFIDDKLKKGVKGLTEQEVESILDKAMVLFRFMQEKDVFERYYKQHLGRRLLSNKSVSDDSEKNMISKLKTECGCQFTSKLEGMFRDMTISNTTMDEFRQHIQTTSASLSGVDLVVKVLTTGYWPTQSATPKCTIPPAPRHAFEVFRRFYLAKHSGRQLTLQHHIGGADLNATFYGAVKKEDGSEVGVGGAQVTGSNTRKHILQVSTFQMTILMLFNNREKCTFEEVQQETDIPERELVRALQSLACGKPTQRVLTKEPKSKEIENGHVFTVNDQFTSKLHRVKIQTVAAKQGESDPERKETRQKVDDDRKHEIEAAIVRIMKSRKKMQHNVLVAEVTQQLRARFLPSPVVIKKRIEGLIEREYLARTPEDRKVYTYVA
- the LOC118310596 gene encoding cullin-3 isoform X2 — protein: MRIRTFHMTMDEKYVNNIWDLLKNAIQEIQRKNNSGLSFEELYRNAYTMVLHKHGEKLYTGLREVVTEHLINKVREDVLNSLNNNFLQTLNQAWNDHQTAMVMIRDILMYMDRVYVQQNNVENVYNLGLIIFRDQVVRYGCIRDHLRQTLLDMIARERKGEVVDRGAIRNACQMLMILGLDGRSVYEEDFEGPFLDMSAEFFQMESQKFLAENSASVYIKKVEARINEEIERVMHCLDKTTEEPIVKVVERELISKHMKTIVEMENSGLVHMLKNGKTEDLACMYKLFSRVPNGLKTMCECMSSYLREQGKALVSEEGEGKNPVDYIQGLLDLKTRFDRFLLESFNNDRLFKQTIAGDFEYFLNLNSRSPEYLSLFIDDKLKKGVKGLTEQEVESILDKAMVLFRFMQEKDVFERYYKQHLGRRLLSNKSVSDDSEKNMISKLKTECGCQFTSKLEGMFRDMTISNTTMDEFRQHIQTTSASLSGVDLVVKVLTTGYWPTQSATPKCTIPPAPRHAFEVFRRFYLAKHSGRQLTLQHHIGGADLNATFYGAVKKEDGSEVGVGGAQVTGSNTRKHILQVSTFQMTILMLFNNREKCTFEEVQQETDIPERELVRALQSLACGKPTQRVLTKEPKSKEIENGHVFTVNDQFTSKLHRVKIQTVAAKQGESDPERKETRQKVDDDRKHEIEAAIVRIMKSRKKMQHNVLVAEVTQQLRARFLPSPVVIKKRIEGLIEREYLARTPEDRKVYTYVA